CGATCGCCTCCAGGGGGATGCGCCGCTCACCGAGCGCCTGGAAGAGCTTCGGCGTGCGTATCCCCCGTTCGAAGCGGATGAGCACGGAGTCGGACTCGAACTCCCAGGCGGCATGAAATCCGGCCAGTACGTCACCCATGCGGCTCATCGTATGCGGGTGACGCGGGGAAGTCCCGACCGAGGCGAACCGCACTTTTACCCTCCTCTACGCGCGTCAGGCCGCAGCGCTGTCGGACAGACCTGTCAGACACGCGTCGTTCTCCCGCGCGCACCGCACCGACTCGTACGCGCCGATGCCGATCTCGGCGAAGTTGTGGAGGCTCTCGGTGCCCGGCTCGAAGTAGCCGCTGTGCCCCCGGGCGTCGGCCGCCGACAGAATGCGCGCCCCGAACTCCGAGGAGACCGGGTCGGCGCCGTGACCGAGCCCGCCGACCTCCAGGTAGGGCACGTCCTGGACCCAGTCGTCGGCGTCCCGCATGGCCCACACCCGGGCCGCCGTCCGCAGCTGGCCGACCGTCTCGGCACGCATGCCGGGGCTGCCCGCGACCGCGATGTCGGTGACCCGCGACGGCAGCGAGCGCGCGGCGACCCCGCACACCACGGAGCCGTAGCTGTGGCACACCAGCGCGACCGTGGAGTCGCCCGGCAGGCTCCGCACCAACGCGTTCAGCCGGACCGAGCCCTGTTCGGCCCGCAGCGCGGTCGCCGAGTCCAGGCCGAGGCCGTCGGGTGCGGTGTAGTCGGCCCAGGCGATGACGGCCGTACGCGTCCCGCGGCTCGCCGCGCGCTCCGCGTCGTAGAGCGATTCGGCCATGCCGACGGGGGCCGAGTACCGGCGGTTGGTGCGCTGGAAGTTGATCACGTTGGTGTCGACGCCGGGGACGACGACCGAGACGCGCTCGGCCTTGTCGAGGTTGCCGAAGACCTCGGCGACCCGGCCGTTGCCCTCGGGGTCGAAGGCGAGGATGCGCCGTTTCTGCACGGCCAGCATGTCGAAGCGGTGCATCCGGCGGCCGGCCTCGAACCGGCCGGTCTCGGAGAGCCGTTTGTCGTGCGTGCGTTCCCGTTCGTGCCGGCTCTGCTGCTTCAGCGCGATGCGGTTGGCCCGGTAACGCAGTTCGACGGGCGCGCCGTTCATGTTGCCGACCGCGAGCGGGTAGCGGTGGACGAGCCGGGTGCGCTGCTGCGCGGTGAGCGAGGCGAAGAAGGCCGCCAGGCGGTGCGGGGGCGATTCGGCGTCCGGCAGTTCACGGCCGTCGAGGTGTCCGCTCCGCCACGCGGAGAGCGACGCCTGGAGCGGCGACTTGTCTCTGTGGCTGCGGATCGCGGTCCAGCCGGTGGTCGCCAGCATCACGAAAACCACGGCCAGCGCCAGTAGTGCGCGCCAGACGTTCAGTTGCGGGGAGGAGTCGAAGGAAGTCACTGAAAGGACACACTAAGAGAACGGAAGGGTCTCGCGTTAACCGAGTGAGGGGGATCACGTTTCGATCACGCCCGTTCCGTGCGGTGCGCAGAGAAGCTCCCGATGACGCCTTCGCTGACGCGTTTCAGTCAGTACGCCACTTTTCGGCCAGTGAGGGTCGCAGGGCGTCCAGATGCGCGGCCGTCAGCTCGCGCATCGCCTCCATGCTGAGGTCGTCGCCCAGCGCCCACAGCCGTTCGGTGACGCGCATGACGCCGGCGAACACCGCCACCGCCACGCGCGGCCGGGGGTCGGCCTCGTCGAGCCCCTCGCGCTCGGCGATGATCCGCTCGATCTGCCGCCCCACCTCGTCCGCCCGGCGCAGATGCGCGGCCAGCAGTGCGGGCGTCGACTCGACCATGCCGTACGCGCGCAGATGGAGGTCGAGCGGCACGACCTGGTCGACGACCGCGCCGAAGGCGTCCCAGCCCTCCAGGACGGCGTTGCGCATCGCCTCCAGCGGGGCCTCGTGCGCCGGCCGGGCGCGCACCGCCGCCAGGAAGTGGTCGTGGGTGAGGCTCAGGACCGCGAGCGCGGCCTCCTCCTTGCCCGCGAAGTAGCGGAAGAAGGTGCGTTGCGACACATCGACGGCCTCGGCGATCTCGTCGACCGTCGTGGCCTCGTACCCCCGCGTCGTGAACAGTTCCAGAGCCGCCCGCAGCAGCGCGTCATGCGTGCGCTGCTTCTTGCGTTCGCGCAGTCCGGGCTGCTCCTGTGGCGCCGCCGTCTCCATGAACCCTCGTTTCCGCCCGCTCCTGCGGGTGACGTGACAGTTACCGACTTGTGAATTGGTTTGTCAACTGTCAGTGGCTGTCATTAGCCTCGCACGCATGACTAGTCAGACCACTGTCGACAAGACGGGACCGGGGGACAAGGCGCCAGGCGTCCCGTCGGACCCGACGACGAACCAGGGCCGGGGCCTGCGCGGCCATCCCTGGTTCACCCTCCTCACCGTGGCCGTCGGCGTCATGATGGTCGCCCTCGACGGCACCATCGTGGCCATCGCCAACCCGGCCATCGCCAAGGATCTGGGTGCCACCTGGGCCGATGTCCAGTGGATCACCAACGCGTACTTCCTCGCCCTCGCCGTCACGCTCATCACCGCGGGCAAGCTGGGCGACCGCTTCGGCCACCGCCAGACCTTCCTGATAGGCGTGGTCGGCTTCGCCGCCGCCTCCGGGGCCATCGGCCTGTCGAACTCGGTCGCCTTCGTGGTGACCTTCCGTGTCTTCCAGGGCCTGTTCGGCGCGCTGCTGATGCCGGCCGCGCTCGGCCTGCTGCGTGCCACGTTCCCCGCCGAGAAGCTGAACATGGCGATCGGCATCTGGGGCATGGTCATCGGCGCCTCCACCGCGGGCGGCCCGATCCTCGGCGGCTTCCTGGTGGAGAACGTCAGCTGGCAGTCGGTGTTCTGGATCAACGTCCCGGTCGGCGTCCTCGCCGTGGCCCTCGGTGCCTGGATCCTGCTGGACCACCGCGCCGAGAACGCCCCGCGCTCCTTCGACGTCCTGGGCATCGCCCTGCTCTCCGGCGCCATGTTCTGCCTGGTCTGGGCGCTCATCAAGGCCCCGGAGTGGGGCTGGGGCGACGGCCAGACCTGGACCTTCCTGGTCGTCTCCGTCGTCGGCTTCGTCCTCTTCGCCTTCTGGGAGACGAAGGTGAAGGAGCCGCTCATCCCGCTGGCCCTCTTCCGTTCCGTACCGCTCTCGGCGGGTGTCGTCCTGATGGTCCTGATGGCCATCGCCTTCATGGGCGGCCTGTTCTTCGTGACGTTCTACCTCCAGAACGTGCACGGCATGAGCCCCATCGACGCGGGTCTGCACCTGCTCCCGCTCACCGGCATGATGATCGTCGGCTCGCCGCTCGCCGGCGCGCTGATCACCAAGGCCGGACCGCGTATCCCGCTGGCGGGCGGCATGGCCCTCACCGCGATCGCGATGTACGGCATGTCGACGCTTCAGACCGACACCGGCAGCGCCGTGATGTCCCTCTGGTTCGCCCTCCTCGGCCTGGGCCTGGCCCCGGTGATGGTCGGCGCCACCGAGGTGATCGTCGGCAACGCGCCCCTGGAGCTGTCCGGTGTCGCGGGCGGTCTCCAGCAGGCCGCGATGCAGATCGGCGGCAGCCTCGGTACGGCCGTGCTGGGCGCCGTGATGACGTCCAAGGTGGACAGCGACTTCGCGGGCAACTGGAAGGACGCGGGACTTCCGCCGCTCGACGAGGCGCAGCTCGCCCAGGCCAAGCAGGCCGTCCAGCAGGGCGCCGCGCCGGTCGCCGAGGGCACCCCGGCGGAGATCGCCGCGAAGATCACCACGGTCGCGCACGACACGTTCATCTCCGGCATGAGCCTGGCGTCCCTCGTCGCCGCCGGGGTCGCCGCGGTCGCCGTCCTCGTGGCGTTCCTGACCAAGCGCGGCGTCAACGCCGAGGCGGGTGCCGGAGCGGCGCACATCTAACAGCTCCGCCACTGCTTCACGCGCGGGTTTCCGCCCGCGTTCGCCTATCAGGGTGACAATGCTAAAGATCGCTTCCACCCGGTACGCGCCGCAGGTCACAGTGGGTCAAGTCCTCCGCACGGCATGGTCGTTCGACCGCGGAGCGACCGGGGGTCTGCGGCGCGCTGCCGGAGGGGGGCAGCGCGCGCAGGTCGGCTCCGCCAACCTTCCCTGGTTTCAACCACTCCGCAGGGGTACTCGCCACGTCGTACTCGAACTGACCGCGAGGTTCAGGGAGTTGTTGACTATGGCGGGCTTCGGACACGGTACGCGCAGGCACCCCCGATCACGTGGCCGGACGTGGTCATGGACCGGGCCGGATCGCGCGACCCTCGGGATCATCGGAGTCATCTGCGCGATCGCCGGATTCTTCGTCCTGGGCATCGTCCTGGGGCCCGTGGCGGTCCTCTGCGGCTGGCTGGCCATGAACCGCACCTGGTCCGGCGCCCGCCCCGTCCCTGCGATCATCGCGGTCGTTCTGGGTGCGATCGACACGATCCTGGCCATCATCTGGCTCGCGGGAGTGACCGGGCCGGGAACGGGTCTCGTCTGAGCGTGCGGCCCGGTGGGGCTTCTCGCGCAGTTCCCCGCGCCCCTGAAAGACCAGGCCCTGCGGGCCTGAAAGGGCGCGGGGCCGCAGGGTGAAAAGCACGGGGCGCAGCCCTGCTTTTCAGGGGCGCGGGGAACTGCGCGAGCAACCACGACGCACCCGCACCCGCCGACGCACCCCAACCCCCCACCCTCACCACCCTCACCGGCGTCTCTCCGGCACCCCTTCCACCGACTTCAACGACGCCACCTCCGCCCGCAACAACCGAACCTCCTCGGCCAGTTCCGCTATCGCGGCCGTCTGCCGCCGCTCCTCCGCGTCGTCCTTCTCGAACCGCGCTATGAACCACGCCGCGATGTTCGCGGTCACCACACCCAGCAGGGCGATCCCGGACAGCATGAGCCCGACCGCCAGCACCCGCCCCAGCCCGGTCGTCGGCGCGTGGTCCCCGTACCCCACGGTCGTCATCGTCGTGAACGACCACCACACCGCGTCGTCCAGCGTGTCGATGTTCCCGCCGGGAGCGTCCCGTTCCACGGACAGCACCGCCAGGGACCCGAACATCAGCAGCCCGACGACCGCCCCGCCGACATACGTGGTGAGCTTTATCTGCGAGGCCATCCGCGCGCGCTGCCCCACCAGCAGCAGCGTCGCCACCACCCGCAGCAGCCGCAGCGGCTGGATCACGGGCAGCACCACGGCCGCCAGGTCCAGCCACCGCGACCGTACGAACTCCCACCGCCGCTCCGTGAGGAAGAGCCGGATGAGGTAGTCGAGGGCGAACGCGCCCCACACCCCCCACTCGGCGACCTCGCACCACCACTTCACGTCCGCGCTCGCGTCCGGCCGGACGATCGGCACGGCGTACGCGACGGCGAACACCAGGGCCAGGCCGAGCAGGGGCCGCTGTGTGCGCTGTTCCCAGTGGAGCTGTGCCGATACCGATCGCTGCTTCATGGCGGCATCGTAGGAAACGTGAAGGGGTGGTGAACCCACCGGTTCACCACCCCTTGACACAGGGACCGAATGCTACGCGTCGCCGCCGGCGGCCCCAGGGTCCGCCGCGGCCACGTCGAGCAGCTGGTAGCGGTCGATGGCCTGCTTCAGCACCGAGCGGTCGACCTTGCCCTCACGCGCCAGCTCGGTCAGCACCGCGACCACGATCGACTGCGCGTCGATGTGGAAGAAGCGCCGGGCCGCGCCCCGGGTGTCCGCGAAGCCGAAGCCGTCCGCGCCCAGCGACTGGTACGTGCCCGGCACCCAGCGCGAGATCTGGTCCGGCACCGACCGCATCCAGTCCGAGACGGCCACGAAGGGCCCCTCGGCGCCGCTCAGCTTCTGCGTCACGTACGGGACCTGCTGCTCCTCCTCGGGGTGCAGCAGGTTGTGCCGCTCCACCTCGACCGCCTCACGGCGCAGCTCGTTCCAGGAGGTCGCCGACCAGACGTCCGCCTTGACGTTCCAGTCGGCGGCGAGGATCGCCTGCGCCTCGACCGCCCACGGCACCGCGACACCGGAGGCGATGATCTGCGCGGGGATGGAGCCCGCCTCGCCGGCCCGGTAGCGGTGGATGCCCTTGAGGATGCCCTCGACGTCCACGTCCGCCGGCTCGGCCGGGTGCTGGATGGGCTCGTTGTAGACGGTGAGGTAGTAGAAGACGTCCTCGCCCGGCTTGCCGTCCGCGGTCTCGCCGTACATCCGGCGCAGACCGTCCTGCACGATGTGCGCGATCTCGTACCCGAACGCCGGGTCGTACGCCACGCAGCCCGGGTTGGTGGACGCCAGCAGCTGCGAGTGCCCGTCCGCGTGCTGCAGACCCTCACCGGTCAGGGTCGTGCGCCCGGCGGTCGCGCCCAGGACGAAACCGCGTGCCAGCTGGTCGGACATCTGCCAGAACTGGTCACCGGTGCGCTGGAAACCGAACATCGAGTAGAAGACGTAGACCGGGATGAGCGGTTCGCCGTGCGTGGCGTAGGCCGAACCGGCGGCGATCAGCGACGCCGTGCAGCCCGCCTCCGAGATGCCGTCGTGCAGCATCTGCCCGGTCGGGGACTCCTTGTACGCGAGCAGCAGATCACGGTCGACCGCCTCGTACTGCTGGCCGAGCGGGTTGTAGATCTTCGCGCTCGGGAAGAACGAGTCCATGCCGAAGGTGCGGTACTCATCGGGCGCGATCAGCACGAAGCGCTTGCCGATCTCCTTGTCCCGCATGAGGTCCTTCAGTAGCCGGACGAACGCCATGGTCGTGGCGATCGACTGCTGACCGGATCCCTTCTTCACAGTCGCGTACGTCTTGTCGTCCGGCAGGGCCAGCGGCTTCGCCCGCACGACCCGGGTCGGCACGTACCCGCCGAGCGCCTTGCGGCGGTCGTGCATGTACTGGATCTCCTCGGAGTCCCGCCCGGGGTGGTAGTACGGCGGGGCCCCGCTCTCCAGCTCCTTGTCGGAGATCGGCAGGTGCAGCCGGTCCCGGAAGCGCTTGAGGTCGTCGACCGTCAGCTTCTTCATCTGGTGCGTGGCGTTGCGGCCCTCGAAGTTCGGCCCCAGGGTCCAGCCCTTGACCGTCTTCGCCAGGATGACCGTCGGCTGGCCCTTGTGCTCGTAGGCCGCCTTGTACGCCGCGTAGATCTTGCGGTGGTCGTGACCGCCGCGGCCCAGGTGCAGGATCTGGTCGTCGGTCATGTTCTCGACCATCGCGCGCAGCCGGTGGTCGTCACCGAAGAAGTGGTCGCGGATGTACGCGCCGGTCTCCGTGGCGTACGTCTGGTACTGGCCGTCCGGCGTGGTGTTCATCCGGTTGACCAGCACACCGTCGCGGTCCTGCGCGAGCAGCGGGTCCCAGGAACGGTCCCAGACCAGCTTGATCACGTTCCAGCCGGCGCCCCGGAAGACCGACTCCAGTTCCTGGATGACCTTGCCGTTGCCGCGCACCGGGCCGTCGAGGCGCTGGAGGTTGCAGTTCACCACGAAGGTCAGGTTGTCGAGGCCCTCACGGGCGGCGATCGTCAGCTGGCCGAGTGATTCCGGCTCGTCCATCTCGCCGTCGCCGAGGAACGCCCAGACATGGGACTTGGAGGTGTCGGCGATGCCGCGCGCCTCCATGTACCGGTTCATCCGCGCCTGGTAGATCGCGCCCAGCGGACCGAGGCCCATGGACACGGTCGGGAACTCCCAGAAGTCCGGCATCAGCCGCGGGTGCGGGTAGCTGGACAGGCCGTACGGCGCCTTCGACTTCTCCTGGCGGAAGGCGTCCAGCTGCTGGTCGTCGAGCCGGTCCAGCATGTACGCGCGGGCGTAGATGCCCGGGGAGGCGTGACCCTGGAAGAAGATCTGGTCGCCGCCGTCGCCCTCGTCCTTGCCGCGGAAGAAGTGGTTGAAGCCCACGTCGTAGAGGGAGGCGGAGGACGCGAAGGTCGCGATGTGACCGCCGACGCCGATCCCGGGCCGCTGGGCGCGCGAGACCATCACGGCGGCGTTCCAGCGAGTCGCGTTGAGGATCTTCCGCTCGATCTCCTCGTTGCCGGGGAAGAACGGCTCGGCCTTGGTCGGGATGGTGTTGACGTAGTCCGTGCTGCGCATCTCGGGCACGGCCACGCGCTTCTCGCGGGCCCGCTCGATGAGCCGGAGCATCAGGTAGCGCGCGCGCTCACGGCCGCGCTCGTCCACGGCGGCGTCGAGCGAGTCGAGCCACTCCTGGGTCTCCTCGGGATCGAAGTCAGGGACCTGACTCGGAAGGCCGCCAATGATGATCGGATTGCGATCGGATCCGGAAGCCACGCTGTTCCTTAGCTGTCAGAGGGCCGCTCTTCAGTGGTTCTGCAGGGGTTCTTCAGGAGGTTCTCTAGTTGCCTGCACCGTCCCCCATCGTGTACCTCGGGGACGCAAACGTCATCTCTACCGAGAGGTAACCAGGGCGATTACCCGCTCGACAAAGGTAGTAAAGGTATTCGATGCTCGTACCCCCGGATGGTTGCCGAATGCGCAAAACGGGCAGAACGGTGTGGCGTGCGTCACGGGAGGCTGTGAATCCGCGTAGAGAGTTGCGGTGACACAGCCCGGATCGTCACCGTTTCGGCGGTCTCGAAGGCTGGGTACTTGCGCGATCCGTCCCGCCCGTGTGGACTACGGCCAATGCTTCGCGCACGCGCGTGGCTCATTCCCAGGGGGCGACCCCACCCGAACATGATCAGGAGGCAACCCGTGAGCGCGACCGCGGACCACGCGGAGGAGCGGACGAACCCTGCCGCGAGGCTGGGGTTCCAGCCCGAGCAGGTGGTCCAGGAGATCGGCTACGACGACGATGTCGACCAGGAGCTCCGCGAGTCCATCGAGGAAGTCGTAGGCAGTGAGCTCGTCGACGAGGACTACGACGACGTGGCCGATGCCGTCGTGCTGTGGTTCCGAGACGACGACGGCGACCTGACGGATGTGCTGGTGGACGCCACCACGTACATCGAGGAAGGTGGCTCGATCCTGCTGCTGACGCCCAAGACCGGGCGCGACGGCTATGTGGAGCCCAGCGACATTTCGGAGGCCGCGACGACTGCGGGGTTGTCCGCGTCGAAGAGTGTCAGCGTGGGCAAGGACTGGAGCGGCAGCCGGCTGGTGACGCCGAAGGCCGCCAAGTCCGGTAAGAGGTGACGCTCGCCTAGGAGCTCGGTGGGTTCTGTGCGAGGGCGGCCGCGCGTACGTCGTGGCTTGTCGCGCAGTTCCCCGCGCCCCTCGAAGGTGCCCCTGCGGGGCCCTTCGAGGGGCGTCGTTTTAGGCTGGGTCACCCGAACAGTCCATGAAGGGACTCAGGTAGATCATGGCGATCCAGGTCGGCGACAAGGCCCCCGACTTCGAGCTCAAGGACAACCACGGCGCCACCGTGAAGCTCTCGGACTTCCGCGGCGAGAAGAACGTGGTGGTGCTCTTCTACCCGTTCGCGTTCACCGGGGTGTGCACGGGCGAGCTGTGCGAGCTGCGGGACAACCTCCCGAAGTTCGTCAACGACGACGTGCAGCTGCTGGCCGTGTCGAACGACTCGATCCACACGCTGCGGGTCTTCGCCGAGCAGGAGGGCCTGGAGTACCCGCTGCTGTCGGACTTCTGGCCGCACGGCGAGGTCTCCCGGGCGTACGGCGTGTTCGACGCCGACAAGGGCTGCGCGGTGCGCGGCACCTTCATCGTCGACAAGGAGGGCCTCGTCCGCTGGTCGGTCGTCAACGCCCTGCCCGACGCCCGCGACCTGAACGAGTACCTCGCGGCGCTCGACACCTTGTGATTCTTCGGTTCCACACCCTGCGGGGAACGGGAACCCGTCACTAGGATCGACACGTTGATCCGACACCAACGCACGACGGGGCTCCCCGCCCCTGAAACCAAACGGAGGACTTCGTGGGAGTCAGCCTCAGCAAGGGCGGCAACGTATCGCTGACCAAGGAGGCGCCGGGCCTGACCGCGGTCATCGTGGGTCTGGGGTGGGACATCCGCACCACGACCGGCACCGACTTCGACCTGGACGCCAGCGCCCTGCTGCTGGACTCGTCGGGCAAGGTCAGCAGCGACGCCAACTTCATCTTCTTCAACAACCTGAAGAGCCCCGACGGTTCGGTCGAGCACACCGGCGACAACCTCACCGGTGAGGGCGAGGGCGACGACGAGCAGATCAAGGTCAACCTCGCGACCGTCCCGGCCGAGATCGAGAAGATCGTCTTCCCGGTCTCCATCTACGACGCCGAGAACCGTCAGCAGTCCTTCGGCCAGGTCCG
The DNA window shown above is from Streptomyces akebiae and carries:
- a CDS encoding alpha/beta hydrolase; translation: MTSFDSSPQLNVWRALLALAVVFVMLATTGWTAIRSHRDKSPLQASLSAWRSGHLDGRELPDAESPPHRLAAFFASLTAQQRTRLVHRYPLAVGNMNGAPVELRYRANRIALKQQSRHERERTHDKRLSETGRFEAGRRMHRFDMLAVQKRRILAFDPEGNGRVAEVFGNLDKAERVSVVVPGVDTNVINFQRTNRRYSAPVGMAESLYDAERAASRGTRTAVIAWADYTAPDGLGLDSATALRAEQGSVRLNALVRSLPGDSTVALVCHSYGSVVCGVAARSLPSRVTDIAVAGSPGMRAETVGQLRTAARVWAMRDADDWVQDVPYLEVGGLGHGADPVSSEFGARILSAADARGHSGYFEPGTESLHNFAEIGIGAYESVRCARENDACLTGLSDSAAA
- a CDS encoding TetR family transcriptional regulator, whose protein sequence is METAAPQEQPGLRERKKQRTHDALLRAALELFTTRGYEATTVDEIAEAVDVSQRTFFRYFAGKEEAALAVLSLTHDHFLAAVRARPAHEAPLEAMRNAVLEGWDAFGAVVDQVVPLDLHLRAYGMVESTPALLAAHLRRADEVGRQIERIIAEREGLDEADPRPRVAVAVFAGVMRVTERLWALGDDLSMEAMRELTAAHLDALRPSLAEKWRTD
- a CDS encoding MFS transporter, whose product is MTSQTTVDKTGPGDKAPGVPSDPTTNQGRGLRGHPWFTLLTVAVGVMMVALDGTIVAIANPAIAKDLGATWADVQWITNAYFLALAVTLITAGKLGDRFGHRQTFLIGVVGFAAASGAIGLSNSVAFVVTFRVFQGLFGALLMPAALGLLRATFPAEKLNMAIGIWGMVIGASTAGGPILGGFLVENVSWQSVFWINVPVGVLAVALGAWILLDHRAENAPRSFDVLGIALLSGAMFCLVWALIKAPEWGWGDGQTWTFLVVSVVGFVLFAFWETKVKEPLIPLALFRSVPLSAGVVLMVLMAIAFMGGLFFVTFYLQNVHGMSPIDAGLHLLPLTGMMIVGSPLAGALITKAGPRIPLAGGMALTAIAMYGMSTLQTDTGSAVMSLWFALLGLGLAPVMVGATEVIVGNAPLELSGVAGGLQQAAMQIGGSLGTAVLGAVMTSKVDSDFAGNWKDAGLPPLDEAQLAQAKQAVQQGAAPVAEGTPAEIAAKITTVAHDTFISGMSLASLVAAGVAAVAVLVAFLTKRGVNAEAGAGAAHI
- a CDS encoding small hydrophobic protein; translation: MAGFGHGTRRHPRSRGRTWSWTGPDRATLGIIGVICAIAGFFVLGIVLGPVAVLCGWLAMNRTWSGARPVPAIIAVVLGAIDTILAIIWLAGVTGPGTGLV
- a CDS encoding potassium channel family protein, with the protein product MKQRSVSAQLHWEQRTQRPLLGLALVFAVAYAVPIVRPDASADVKWWCEVAEWGVWGAFALDYLIRLFLTERRWEFVRSRWLDLAAVVLPVIQPLRLLRVVATLLLVGQRARMASQIKLTTYVGGAVVGLLMFGSLAVLSVERDAPGGNIDTLDDAVWWSFTTMTTVGYGDHAPTTGLGRVLAVGLMLSGIALLGVVTANIAAWFIARFEKDDAEERRQTAAIAELAEEVRLLRAEVASLKSVEGVPERRR
- the aceE gene encoding pyruvate dehydrogenase (acetyl-transferring), homodimeric type, whose product is MASGSDRNPIIIGGLPSQVPDFDPEETQEWLDSLDAAVDERGRERARYLMLRLIERAREKRVAVPEMRSTDYVNTIPTKAEPFFPGNEEIERKILNATRWNAAVMVSRAQRPGIGVGGHIATFASSASLYDVGFNHFFRGKDEGDGGDQIFFQGHASPGIYARAYMLDRLDDQQLDAFRQEKSKAPYGLSSYPHPRLMPDFWEFPTVSMGLGPLGAIYQARMNRYMEARGIADTSKSHVWAFLGDGEMDEPESLGQLTIAAREGLDNLTFVVNCNLQRLDGPVRGNGKVIQELESVFRGAGWNVIKLVWDRSWDPLLAQDRDGVLVNRMNTTPDGQYQTYATETGAYIRDHFFGDDHRLRAMVENMTDDQILHLGRGGHDHRKIYAAYKAAYEHKGQPTVILAKTVKGWTLGPNFEGRNATHQMKKLTVDDLKRFRDRLHLPISDKELESGAPPYYHPGRDSEEIQYMHDRRKALGGYVPTRVVRAKPLALPDDKTYATVKKGSGQQSIATTMAFVRLLKDLMRDKEIGKRFVLIAPDEYRTFGMDSFFPSAKIYNPLGQQYEAVDRDLLLAYKESPTGQMLHDGISEAGCTASLIAAGSAYATHGEPLIPVYVFYSMFGFQRTGDQFWQMSDQLARGFVLGATAGRTTLTGEGLQHADGHSQLLASTNPGCVAYDPAFGYEIAHIVQDGLRRMYGETADGKPGEDVFYYLTVYNEPIQHPAEPADVDVEGILKGIHRYRAGEAGSIPAQIIASGVAVPWAVEAQAILAADWNVKADVWSATSWNELRREAVEVERHNLLHPEEEQQVPYVTQKLSGAEGPFVAVSDWMRSVPDQISRWVPGTYQSLGADGFGFADTRGAARRFFHIDAQSIVVAVLTELAREGKVDRSVLKQAIDRYQLLDVAAADPGAAGGDA
- a CDS encoding DUF3052 domain-containing protein, yielding MSATADHAEERTNPAARLGFQPEQVVQEIGYDDDVDQELRESIEEVVGSELVDEDYDDVADAVVLWFRDDDGDLTDVLVDATTYIEEGGSILLLTPKTGRDGYVEPSDISEAATTAGLSASKSVSVGKDWSGSRLVTPKAAKSGKR
- a CDS encoding peroxiredoxin, which codes for MAIQVGDKAPDFELKDNHGATVKLSDFRGEKNVVVLFYPFAFTGVCTGELCELRDNLPKFVNDDVQLLAVSNDSIHTLRVFAEQEGLEYPLLSDFWPHGEVSRAYGVFDADKGCAVRGTFIVDKEGLVRWSVVNALPDARDLNEYLAALDTL
- a CDS encoding calcium homeostasis/redox stress adaptation protein, coding for MGVSLSKGGNVSLTKEAPGLTAVIVGLGWDIRTTTGTDFDLDASALLLDSSGKVSSDANFIFFNNLKSPDGSVEHTGDNLTGEGEGDDEQIKVNLATVPAEIEKIVFPVSIYDAENRQQSFGQVRNAFIRVVNQAGEAEIARYDLSEDASTETAMVFGELYRHGAEWKFRAIGQGYASGLRGIAQDFGVNV